In Desulfobacterales bacterium, the genomic window AATACTTTTAAAACTTCATTTGCCTTCATAATGCCTCTTATTTTTTAAATAAGAGGCATTATGAATATTTAATATTACAATGTCAATATATTTTATTATATTTTGATATATTTTAAATCATCATATATAACTGCATGGATATTTTTAATTCAAAAATAGCATTTTTTTATTTATCACTTTCGTTTTTGTTGATATATTTTTTTTAAATTTTAATAATTAACTTGTTAGAAATAATTACATAGGGTAAGTATAATTATGTTTTATTTAGAATAAAAAATTATTTTTAGGAGGTTGTACCAAACACTTTTTATGGGCAGCAAAATCATTATTAACGCTGTTGACCCTGATATATGCCGGTTAGCAAAAATCAAAGGCAACAAATTAGAAGAATTACACACAGAAACAACAGCAAAAGAAAGTATTAAAGGTAATATTTATAAAGGCATAATAACAAGAGTTGAACCTTCACTTCAAGCTGTTTTTGTTGATTATGGAGCAAATAGACAAGGATTTCTTGAAAAAGATCAAATTCATAGCGATTATTTTATAGATAGCGACAGCGGAGATCAATCTATTTATAATCTACTTAAAGAAGGTCAAGAGCTTCTTGTTCAAGTAATAAAAGACCCTCTTATGAAAAAAGGAGCTATGCTTACAACATTTTTAACTTTTCCGGGTAGATATGTTGTTTTGATGCTTGGGTCTAAAAATAAAGGAATTTCAAGGAAAATAGAAAATGAAGATGAAAGGAATAGAATAAAGGAAACTATATCAAACATAAAATTGCCCGAAGGCTTCGGCCTTATAATTAGAACCGCTGGATTAAATTGTGCAAGGTTAAAATTAAAACACGATATCAACCATCTTTTAAGGCTATGGGAAAATATTAAAAACAAAGGCATGAATTTAAATGCTCCTGCTCTTATTCATAAAGAAAGAAATCTTGCAGTCAGATCCATAAGAGATTACTTAACAGATGATGTCAATGAAATCGCTATAGATAATGAAAATATCTATAATGAAGTAAAAGATTTTCTTCATATTATTTCCCCAAAGCATGCTAAAATTGTAACGCTTTATAATGAACCAATGCCAATATTGGCCAAATATAAAATTGAAGATCAAATAGAATCTATTTTTGAAAAAAAAGTTTTTCTTAAATCTGGAGGCACTCTTGTAATAGAACAAACTGAAGCTCTTGTTGCAATTGACGTAAATTCTGGAAAAGCAAAAAATGATTCTCTTGAAAAAACAGCCTTTAATACTAACCTTGAAGCATCAGAAGAAATTGCAAGACAGCTCAAGCTAAGGGATTTAGGAGGCTTGATAGTTATTGATTTTATTGATATGAGGGAACAAAAAAATAGAACCCGAATTGAAAAAGCATTAAAATCTCATTTAAAAAAAGATAAGGCAAAGGTATCTTTAAGCAGGATATCAAAATTTGGTTTACTTGAAGTATCAAGGCAAAGAACAAGACCTTCCCTTGAATCTTCTAATTTTGAATTATGTCAAACTTGTAAGGGAAAGGGTACAGTTCTTTCATGTGATACAATTGGAAGATCCTTTTTAAGAAAGCTAAATGGCGCTATATTAGATGAGAATGTATCAATTGTAAGAGGATCTGTACCTCCAAATATTGGAAATTATCTTTTAAATATAAAAAGAAAAGAGCTTTTTGAGCTTGAAAATAAATACAACACCAAAATAATAATTGAAATAGATCCGAATATGCAGGCAGGGGAAGGAAAAATTATAAGCGAAAAAAAATCAGAAGACTAAGTTTTAAGGAGTTTATTATGCCAGAAAAAAATAAATCTATATTTATTTTATGGACAACAATTTTTTTCGTTCTGATAATTTTTACAGCTATTATAATCATGAAATTGAAAAAGGAAAATCAATTTCCAATTAAACTAACAACAATTGGAATTAATAAAACGCCAATACAAAGTCATGAAAACGATATTAAGGAACAAAAAAAAATTTATACCACAATAGAAAATACCTCAAATGAGTTACCCCTTAGTCCCCCTGTAATTACTCAGGAAATTAAAGAAAATGATGATCGCAAAAAAAAATATGGTATAAACAAAGCAATTGATATTGTAGCTAAACCGAATGAATTGTTCCAAGTAGGGGAATTCAACGTCCCAATAAACGAAATTTTAGATGCAATCCATTTAAAAAAAGAAGAATTAGTTGAAAAAGATATAAAT contains:
- a CDS encoding Rne/Rng family ribonuclease, which gives rise to MGSKIIINAVDPDICRLAKIKGNKLEELHTETTAKESIKGNIYKGIITRVEPSLQAVFVDYGANRQGFLEKDQIHSDYFIDSDSGDQSIYNLLKEGQELLVQVIKDPLMKKGAMLTTFLTFPGRYVVLMLGSKNKGISRKIENEDERNRIKETISNIKLPEGFGLIIRTAGLNCARLKLKHDINHLLRLWENIKNKGMNLNAPALIHKERNLAVRSIRDYLTDDVNEIAIDNENIYNEVKDFLHIISPKHAKIVTLYNEPMPILAKYKIEDQIESIFEKKVFLKSGGTLVIEQTEALVAIDVNSGKAKNDSLEKTAFNTNLEASEEIARQLKLRDLGGLIVIDFIDMREQKNRTRIEKALKSHLKKDKAKVSLSRISKFGLLEVSRQRTRPSLESSNFELCQTCKGKGTVLSCDTIGRSFLRKLNGAILDENVSIVRGSVPPNIGNYLLNIKRKELFELENKYNTKIIIEIDPNMQAGEGKIISEKKSED